atgtattaaaaatacagcactgaaataagtacattgcataagtattcatacccttaactcagtacatagttgaagcacctttacagaactcaagtctttttgggtatgatatgacaagctttgcacatctgcattcagcaattatctgccattctttgcctcaccttttcacctctcaagctctgtcagcttggatggaggctggcagacattttctagagagctagttgttccaatcgtcttccattatggataatgcttctgtgaaccttcaatgcagcagatttttttctgaactcttccctagatcattgccttaacgcaagtctgtcactgatctctacagacagttatcttgacctcaggacttggtttttgctctgatatgcatattcagctgttagaccttttctgagagatgtgtgcctttctaaatcagactcattcaaatgaatttgccacagtttaaccccactcgaagtgtagtaacatctagaatcAGTATGAATGCTCCTgcgctaaattttgagtgtcccagaaaagtgtatgaatacttatgcaatgggatcttttcagttttttatttgtaataaatttgcacaagtgttaaaaacctattttttgctttgccattatggagtagggagtgtagattgatgtggggaaaaaaagtaatttaacataaggcagcaacataaaacgtgaaaaaaatgaaggggtatgaatacttttgcaaggcactgtatatgcatAAATATCTGAGATCTGGGGTGTAAAACAACACTTGTGAAAAGGAGAACATTTCTAGGGAAGCCGTTTGATTGAGTTATTAAATGTTTGATGGCTTCGTCTCAACAGGAAGCTGTAACTTAGCTGGAACACAGGTGGTCTAATGGTGTCACTGATCTGAGCTCCATCTGAATGGATGCGATGACCTTAAAACACCTTAACCTCACTTAACGGACACACTATGGTTTGATAAGGGACAACAGAGCAAGAGCGATAGTCGTAAAGTACATGGTCACTTTATTCGAAGAAAATATTAAAACAGTAGCATGTACAACTTGGAATGAATGCAAACTGAAGAGTGGAGTGCAAACTCCCACAGGGGAGAATTCACCGAAACAGAGGACAGAAAAGTGAAGGCTCAGCCACACTCCTCCAAACATCTACAACATCCTTCCATCATCTCCATTCTGGTGCAAGATGGCCGTCCATGAAAAGAAAGTCATTGaaacaaatcaacaaaaataaaaaactaacaaaaaaaaaaaaaaactaaatcatgCCAAACATTTTctactttttgtcatttttgaattttttttttcttgtttttgatttttacttttttttttaatcccccacAAAACATTAAAGCCCCATTCCACTGGAAACTTGAATTTACAAGCTTTCTCTCTACTTGTGGTTCCTCTTTAAATTACAAAACCCCACAATACAACACTTCAGTGGACTCAGCACGCTCTGATTGGCTGGAGAATGAGCTCCGGGCTCAAGCTGCATGCATGAAGAACAGAAAAACGAGAGAACAAAAGGAGGATGGCCAGCCCAAACATTATCAAGAGCAGATGGAACTTAAGGAGTTCATCAAATGCCGTTTTTCTTCAGTTTGAAGGTAGTTACAGGTTATTTTTCTCAAATAACTGATGCTAGACTGATCTTTGGGGACAGGATCACTAACCATTTCATGCAGATATTTGACTTTTtccattatttttttctgtgtggACAGAAGGATACTTTATTTTAACATTCAATTATTTTTAAACAGAAACattatgaataaataaactttttttttttcccaagagGTAAGTAAAACATTTGACTGATTTGTTTTCTTCTCTTCTAAGAGGGCACGGCGGGAGGAGTCGGCTTCACTTTGCGGTCATCATCTGTACAAATTCTGAGAGGAGAGATGGAGAGAAAATGAGATTAGGCGGTTGCTTTTGGCCGAATGCCACGCTGTGCAGCCAGCTGTTAAATTGCTCAAtggtttattaattttttaatcaaGAGGTGAAGGCAGAATTCACACGGTAATTAGCGACCCATTTCCGAATAGCTTTCATATGCATCTAATCAAGAGGCTccgttttcagaaaaacaaaaaggGTACTTACACAGGGGCTCTGTACAAAAACAGTGCATTCTAGGAAATGTAAACCATTTTTGATACAGATAACTTAAACTAAAAAACACTGTGGTCATTTAAGTATGGACATGAAGTACCAGAGATGAGATTCTAAAGGAATCtaatggtgtgttcacacttaaaggagtagttcactttcagaataaaaatgtacagataatgtactcaatcctcttgtcatgcaagatgttcatgtctttctttcttcaatcgtaaggaaattgttttttgaggaaaacatttcaggatttctctccatataatggacttctatggtgcccccaagtttgagcttccaaaatgcagcttcaaatggctctaaacgatctcagccaaggacaaaagggtcttatctagcaaaacgatcggttattttttagaaaataaccaatcgtttcgctagatacgacgatttagagtcctttgaagctgcatttaaactgaattttggaagttcaaactcaggggcatcatagaagtccattatatggagagaaatcctgaaaagttttcctcaaaaaacaccatttctttataactgaagaaagaaaacatgaacatcttggatgacaagggggtgagtacattatatgtacatttttgttctgaaagtgaacaactcctttaagactaactctggtgcaattgctctATTAGTGCGTTTCATTggagtaagtgtgaacactgccatccgaaccctgaaccctggtgcgcaccaaacaagaagaacgtcattcaacccgaccaatcaggttgtgaatgtatcactatgcctttaggttcggtatctgtaggatcgctgtcaaaaatgcctgtgtgaacgctaagcggaccaggaccaaatgtatcagtGTGTTCAAACTTGTAGTTCAGTCCagttcctgtttttggtttgtttagaagtatttggcccgtgttgcgttcatatttcattcgaaccgcaccagagttcatttgaaAGCGGACTGAGACCTatctttttagtggtctcggtctgcttgtttggtgcacaccagtgttcggatggcagtgttcacacttacttaaatgaaccgcactaacagcaattgcaccagagtttgttttaatcgaaccaaacatgacaagtgtgaacatccttaatttcctttttggtctggaccaaatgaaccggAACTACAAATGTGAACACACTAAGACTCTAAACTGACCAATTGAAGTGAATTAATCAATAAGAATGATTCAAATTGATGAATGATGAGTTTGAGACTGATACAAGGTTCTTTTGCACTCTTTGTCACCAAATGGATAGAAATGTGTgcctttgatttaaaaaaaatgggatGAAATAAAGTGGGCGTTTAGAGGTAAGCAACTCACCTTCATAGTTCACCTGGCCATCACCATCTATGTCAGCTTCTCTGATCATTTCATCCACCTCTTCGTCTGTCAGCTTCTCGCCGAGGTTTGTCATGACGTGACGCAACTCTGCAGCACTGATGTAGCCATTACCATCCTGAGGAGAAAAACTGAATGTGAGCCACAAATTCTCAGCTTCACTGCTGTGACTCTAAAGTTTGAGGCAATTTTGGCTTTAAAGAGGACAATAAATGCAAAATTCAGTCTTAGtgtaataaatgataaaaatccacttgTTCCTTTTTTAATCCcaaaaacagtctcaattatcaagccgttttgattttctgagcagtgtgacgtcatactgctcaggccccaCCCTTGACTGCTGATGGATTGTCCCTTATTAGCATATTCCCGCCCTCAACCAGTTGTtcgctgtccgccattttctcgtgagcaatgcaggtgttttgtaatcagatgtaaaagtgaacataatagttttatttttttttctcaacatcAGAGTCACGGTGGACGCATTGGATTAGTATTGTTTCTGATATTTTGAATAGATAAAAAAAtgaaagagaggggcggggtgagcagtagctcattatcatttaaaaagccatgcaccgaaatgggtcactgtgaacagagctgtttttttgacaaggtaaaaagggtgttgttttacatgaccattgaggagttttaatcaaagtatgttgcagacattttatgaaccctaaagaatcataccaactcgtggaaaatgggcattcaaTGTCCTCTTAAATAAGCAGCCAAGTTGAAGTAGTTAAAGCTCAAATATACCTTGTCAAATACCCGAAAAGCCTCACGAATCTCTTCCTCGCTGTCTGTGTCCTTCATTTTCCTGGCCATCATTGTCAGGAACTCTGGGAAATCTATGGTTCCATttcctggagaaaaaaaaaaatgggaagtgagattttatttattttacaattacaattaataaaattattattttattttcaactcTTAGGCAGAAAAGGCATCCATATTAAAGTTTAATGGCCAGATTGACAAAACAGGGCAAAATCCAGAGACAACAATCCCATAAAACTGCAGATGAAAGTGGAAATTCTGCTATTGATCTACTGTCAATGTGCAAATTAATAATCAAATGCAGTCAGATAATTTCCACAATAAATATATGAGTGTGTGTGACCGTTTGTCAGGaaatttgtttgattttattattttttgtttgaatattttttccaATAATTCCCCAATTTACTAAACACTAGTCTCATGTAGctagaccttcagactgacagcAGAAGGTCTGGGAACCGGCCAATGACTGACAGATAAAGCAACCAATCACTTTTCTTTTTGTGCTGAAATCGTACGTCACATGACCATTGATCGTTTTCAAATGTCTCCGTTTTGGTTAGTTTACACTGAAACACAACCctgttttcaaactaaaatgtgGTCTGAAGCATTTTCCAAAGTCTCCGTTTTCACGGGTCAAAAACGCCAgagtagtgtaaatgacaggcataaccgtagcaaaagtttttaaaaacaattatggTCTACAATGGCATTTTCACTGCGTTTCAGATTCACACTACACAAACAAAatatgtcacatgaccattcataatGAGCATTATGTTACTGTTTACACGGTCATCAAGGATAAGCAGAACGAATGTAGGCAGCCacgccatcgttttcaaaagcctcagtTTTAGTCTTTTTACACTGAAATTAGTTTTTgaactaaaatggggtctgcagTGTTTTTAAGGATCGAAAACACCAgagtagtgtaaatgacaggTGCAACCGTAGCAAAAgctatgcattttaaaatgaaaacaatttgCATCTACACCAGGGTTTTCACTGCATTTCAGAAACAATCTCTGTCCACACTACACAACCGAAAACaaatgtcacatgaccattcattatgagcatgatgttattgtttagaCACTCGTCAACGATACACAACGCCAAGTCccgttttggtccgtttacactgaaacacaAAGTATTCGAACTAAAACGGGGTCTGTAGTGGTTTCGAAAGTCGAGGGTTGAAAATGGTAtccgtagcaaaagttatgcattttaaacgaaaacgcactagtgtaaacaccACCTTAGTAAAAACTGTAGTCACCTTGCATGATTCATTTAAACAAGGTCTGTGCAACAAAACCATCCCAAATGGTACTCAAAACTAGTCTAATCACGTTCCAGGGATAAATGTCTATCAAAATCATTCCAAAATCGTGTTACGGTGGGCCAAAATTGACCTATCGCGGGGTTACACCTCGGTCAAAATTGCATTCCAGGGTGACAGAGTATTTCCtttcaacccatggcaacagtacAAAAGGAGCCCAATTCTGTGGAAAACCTGCAGATTTGGCAACACCGCATTtaaatactctcctcccataaactTTGTGTCTGAATTGGGAACTCCTACAAATGCGTATGCAATAAGGCACTTTTTAATCTCCATTTCTCCCCTTGCATTTGTAAATCGGGCCCAAAACCTACTAAAGTTGTTGATGTGATGACACCTCCACCCCTTCACAGGGTCATTGGCCAGGGAAGCTCTCCTAACGTAAACCGCAGTCGTTTCCGGGACACGCTGTGGTCACTCACAGTTTACCAATGAGCCTTCAAAGGGATGAGTGTACAGAGAGGTGGGGATTCGTTAAGAGAGATCAAAAACCATGTGACTCACTCTGGATTAGCAGGGATGATAGTACTCGAGGGACCGCGGTGAATAATAAAAGCCGAGAGGGTGACTGTGATATAAGAGACACGGCTAGATCCCTACAGCTGGCACAGACTAGCCGCAGCTGACCATAAAAGAGCTAAACCACGTTTAACGTTCGCCGAGGTCTGAAATAGGTCAAGTGCGCGGTAATAaagaccaggctggattaccGACTAGATGTGTGGAGTCACTAGTCTAGGATTAGCCAGACTAAAATGGACCCTGAGCTTCGAGTCTGGTTTGAAAGCTATGGTCTTGTGGGTTGGAGCAGATGGTGATTTAATGGTGTGTGGTGTAATACAGCAAGACAACCTGAGAGTGAAACTCCTGAATGAACAACGAGCCGCATTCTTAGCATGGCAGATAAAAATGTAAGACCTTTGATCGCTACAGGATGTTGAGTCATATTCACAGGTACCTAAGGGAAACACAATTCATTACTAGAAGGACCACTCAGGAATGCGCAAATGTGCTCAAATCAGCCATTTCCAGGTCACTTCCAGTGTCGATTCTCGAAATAAGTTCTTCCCCGGTTTCCCGGCAACTGCGTTCGATAAGTGTGTGGGAACCAAATGACGAACGCAAAGAGTGGATTATGCAATTACTTTCATTTTCCACTACTCGCATTATTGCCGTCTGACCTAGATCATGTCACGGCAGGAGGGAGGCAGGCTGCATCCCACAGGCCTATCGATTCGCTGATCGAAGACGACCGAAAGAACGGCTCACAATCTGATGGGCTTCAGGAGTCGTGCGGCCTCCCGATCCTCCCACACCATCTCGGCTTGTGGCGCGGCTGTCTGTCTGAGACGTCCATGACAGAAGGCTGATTGGAGAGTTTTCTGGTGTTACTCTTCACTGAGAGAGTGCTGAGCAAGTGGATCGTCGCAACACGATGAGTGGATGAGATTAAATGGTGTCACAGA
The window above is part of the Garra rufa chromosome 13, GarRuf1.0, whole genome shotgun sequence genome. Proteins encoded here:
- the calm1b gene encoding calmodulin-1b, with protein sequence MADQLTEEQIAEFKEAFSLFDKDGDGTITTKELGTVMRSLGQNPTEAELQDMINEVDADGNGTIDFPEFLTMMARKMKDTDSEEEIREAFRVFDKDGNGYISAAELRHVMTNLGEKLTDEEVDEMIREADIDGDGQVNYEEFVQMMTAK